In Candidatus Persebacteraceae bacterium Df01, a genomic segment contains:
- a CDS encoding CoA-acylating methylmalonate-semialdehyde dehydrogenase gives MAAHVPLLINGRFIKSRSKQTLPVINPTNQKILAEVPLTTPAEINAAVRGAQEAQRAWREESLPTRMRLMLEYQRLLKNNLLPLAKIVAEDNGKTLEDAKGDVFRGIEVVEFACSLPTLMMGETAENVAKGVDTYSIRQPLGVCAGICPFNFPVMIPLWMFPLATACGNAFILKPSEQVPLAAIRLAELFMQAGAPKGLLQVVHGGKEQVDALLTHPDIRALSFVGSVAVGRHVYETGCRHHKRVNALAGAKNHMIVMPDADKNQTINALVGASCGAAGQRCMAISAAVLVGKTRQWLPDITRAMKNAQPGPWKNPKADFGPIINKISLERIRYLIAEGKKSGAQCLLDGSKCKVTGYEKGNWLGPTLFAKVTPDMSIYKEEIFGPVLVTLEAPSLEAAIELINADPRGNGAAIFTSSGAAARRFQHEIEAGQVGINVPIPVALPFFSFTGWKDSFYGDLRTYGKQGVMFYTETKTVTTRWLDSNKKTAANMTIRLK, from the coding sequence ATGGCAGCACATGTACCTTTGTTAATCAATGGGCGATTTATAAAAAGTCGCTCCAAACAAACCCTACCGGTCATTAATCCGACTAACCAAAAAATACTGGCAGAAGTACCGTTGACCACACCGGCGGAAATTAATGCCGCAGTACGCGGCGCACAAGAAGCTCAGCGAGCATGGCGTGAAGAATCATTGCCAACACGCATGCGCTTAATGTTGGAATACCAACGCTTACTCAAAAATAATCTACTGCCGCTAGCAAAAATCGTCGCCGAAGATAATGGCAAAACGTTGGAAGACGCCAAAGGTGATGTTTTTCGAGGCATTGAAGTAGTGGAGTTTGCCTGTTCGTTACCAACATTAATGATGGGGGAAACGGCGGAAAATGTTGCTAAGGGGGTAGACACTTATAGCATTCGCCAACCGCTGGGGGTGTGTGCCGGTATCTGCCCGTTTAATTTTCCGGTCATGATACCGCTGTGGATGTTTCCGCTAGCAACAGCCTGCGGCAATGCATTTATATTAAAGCCGTCTGAGCAAGTGCCGCTGGCGGCGATACGACTAGCCGAATTATTCATGCAAGCTGGCGCACCCAAAGGCTTACTGCAAGTGGTGCATGGTGGTAAAGAACAAGTGGACGCCTTGCTCACACACCCCGATATTCGCGCTTTGTCTTTTGTAGGTTCAGTAGCGGTAGGTCGCCATGTGTACGAAACCGGCTGCCGTCATCACAAACGAGTCAATGCACTAGCCGGCGCAAAAAATCATATGATAGTTATGCCCGACGCTGACAAAAATCAAACAATTAACGCACTGGTCGGTGCTTCTTGCGGCGCTGCAGGACAACGCTGCATGGCCATCAGCGCTGCCGTACTGGTCGGTAAAACCCGACAATGGCTACCCGACATCACCCGCGCAATGAAAAACGCTCAACCCGGCCCATGGAAAAACCCCAAAGCCGATTTTGGTCCAATCATTAATAAAATTTCTTTAGAACGCATCCGCTATCTAATTGCCGAAGGAAAAAAATCCGGCGCACAATGTCTTTTGGATGGTTCAAAATGCAAAGTGACAGGATATGAAAAGGGGAACTGGCTTGGGCCGACACTGTTCGCCAAAGTCACGCCCGACATGTCCATTTATAAAGAAGAGATATTTGGTCCAGTACTGGTGACACTAGAAGCTCCTTCGTTAGAAGCAGCAATTGAACTGATCAACGCCGATCCTCGCGGTAATGGCGCGGCGATTTTCACTTCATCGGGCGCTGCGGCACGGCGGTTTCAACATGAAATAGAAGCCGGACAAGTTGGCATTAATGTACCAATTCCAGTTGCGCTGCCGTTTTTTTCCTTTACCGGTTGGAAAGATTCGTTTTACGGCGACTTACGCACATATGGCAAACAGGGCGTAATGTTTTACACCGAAACCAAAACGGTCACTACGCGATGGCTGGATAGTAACAAAAAAAC
- a CDS encoding MFS transporter yields the protein MAHYNDCMLLTGKDRVAVIIAVGAFFICVTMGVRQSFGLYLPIYTETLGIGRDTFSLAIGLQNIMWGIASPFFGALADRRGPTIAVTLGGVLFTLGMLLMAMAGGGGTLTLAQIFVGLGVAGAGFSVVLGTVGKIVPPKRRAFSLAIVTAAGSFGQFVIVPLAQMVIAALGARSSLLILGGVSFLIILCAPLFKLPTTVPRTQTSISSWTVLAYALRSHSYVLLLTGFFVCGFQVVFVATHLPAYAADAGLSPASAVTALAFIGLFNIIGTLTCGWLGDRIAKKDVLAIFYLLRAAVIAGFLIVPLTPFSLMVFGAAIGFLWLGTVPLTSGLVAVMFGARHLSMLYGFVFFSHQVGSFCGAWLGGLFYDWLGGYDVVWYLSIALGVLAAILHYPIRERADAAFFSQFA from the coding sequence ATGGCACATTATAATGATTGCATGTTATTGACTGGCAAAGACCGTGTGGCGGTAATTATCGCTGTCGGTGCATTTTTTATCTGCGTTACGATGGGAGTGCGACAGAGCTTTGGCTTGTATCTCCCCATTTATACGGAAACGTTAGGTATCGGTCGCGATACTTTTTCGTTGGCTATCGGACTGCAAAACATCATGTGGGGTATCGCTTCACCTTTTTTTGGCGCTTTGGCCGATCGCCGCGGGCCGACAATTGCTGTTACGTTGGGCGGTGTTTTGTTTACGCTGGGAATGCTGCTTATGGCGATGGCAGGCGGCGGCGGAACGCTGACACTGGCACAAATATTTGTGGGGCTTGGCGTCGCTGGCGCCGGGTTTTCGGTAGTGCTGGGCACAGTGGGCAAGATTGTTCCTCCCAAACGCCGCGCTTTTTCGTTAGCCATTGTGACCGCCGCCGGCTCATTCGGCCAATTCGTCATTGTGCCGCTCGCGCAAATGGTTATTGCTGCACTGGGCGCACGTTCTAGTTTGCTGATATTAGGCGGGGTTTCATTTTTAATAATATTGTGCGCGCCTTTGTTCAAATTGCCTACTACGGTGCCGCGAACGCAAACATCGATATCAAGTTGGACGGTATTGGCTTACGCACTGCGTTCGCATAGTTATGTGTTGCTGCTAACCGGTTTTTTTGTCTGTGGTTTTCAAGTGGTGTTCGTGGCCACACACTTGCCGGCGTACGCCGCCGATGCTGGCTTGTCACCAGCGTCGGCGGTAACGGCACTGGCTTTTATCGGTCTTTTTAATATTATAGGTACATTAACATGCGGCTGGCTTGGTGATCGCATCGCCAAAAAAGATGTATTAGCGATTTTTTATTTACTACGCGCGGCAGTAATCGCCGGGTTTCTCATCGTACCGTTGACGCCGTTTTCCTTGATGGTGTTTGGTGCGGCCATTGGTTTTTTGTGGTTGGGGACGGTGCCACTTACCAGTGGGTTGGTGGCGGTTATGTTTGGCGCCCGTCATTTATCTATGCTCTACGGGTTTGTTTTTTTCTCTCACCAGGTGGGATCGTTTTGCGGTGCTTGGCTAGGCGGACTTTTTTACGATTGGCTGGGCGGCTATGATGTGGTGTGGTATTTATCTATCGCGTTGGGCGTCCTTGCGGCGATTTTGCATTATCCCATTCGTGAGCGTGCTGATGCGGCGTTTTTCAGCCAATTTGCTTGA
- a CDS encoding FAD-binding oxidoreductase, whose protein sequence is MAHDGFFEQLHNACGGQLTVGDDINPRYLRDFLNQREGRALAVVRPRTTTEVAAIVRLCHNTQTPVVPQGGNTGYRAGATPDDSGHAVVLSLENMNAVRDINSAASSITVEAGCILANVQRVAEEAGLFFSLQLGAAGSCHIGGNLATNAGGLNVLRYGSARELCLGVEAVLPSGEVMNLLSSLRKDNTGYDLKNLLIGSEGTLGVITAATLKLFPRLVDRATAYAIVPDVKAALKVLDLCQKITGGHVESFELMPEILFKLLQKNMPDVPLPFSVLPPLAVLVEVAAEESASLSLQEALAEALACGLITDAALASSEAQRQQFWAVRELSPEATKREGSWSKLDVSLPADNLADFIDAVNHLIVDDVAGQYIVAFGHAGDGNLHLSLRPRGQAPEKNPALVAMLEEQILDAVYERGGSFSAEHGIGQTKLAAMKRYKNTTALTAMRAIKKALDPNNIMNPGKMIDVTSN, encoded by the coding sequence GTGGCGCACGACGGGTTTTTTGAGCAGTTGCATAATGCCTGCGGTGGGCAATTAACCGTTGGTGATGATATTAATCCGCGTTACTTGCGCGATTTTCTAAACCAGCGTGAGGGGCGTGCCTTGGCTGTTGTTCGCCCGCGTACAACGACGGAAGTCGCTGCTATAGTTCGGTTGTGCCATAACACGCAAACACCGGTTGTGCCGCAAGGTGGTAATACCGGCTATCGTGCTGGCGCCACGCCTGACGATAGCGGTCATGCCGTCGTTTTGTCGCTGGAAAATATGAACGCCGTTCGCGATATTAACTCCGCAGCAAGCTCCATCACGGTGGAAGCGGGTTGTATTTTGGCTAATGTGCAGCGCGTTGCTGAAGAAGCCGGATTATTTTTTTCACTGCAACTAGGTGCCGCTGGGAGCTGTCATATTGGCGGTAATTTAGCTACTAACGCTGGTGGGCTTAATGTTTTGCGCTACGGTAGTGCTCGCGAATTATGTTTGGGTGTGGAAGCCGTATTGCCGTCGGGTGAAGTTATGAATTTGCTTTCCAGTTTGCGCAAAGACAATACTGGTTATGATTTGAAAAATTTATTAATTGGCTCTGAAGGGACGCTGGGAGTTATCACTGCTGCCACGCTCAAATTATTTCCTCGCCTCGTTGATCGCGCCACAGCTTACGCCATTGTGCCGGATGTTAAGGCCGCGTTAAAAGTGCTTGATTTGTGCCAGAAGATTACTGGCGGTCACGTGGAAAGTTTTGAATTAATGCCGGAAATTTTGTTTAAGTTATTACAAAAAAATATGCCAGATGTTCCCTTGCCTTTTTCTGTGTTACCGCCGCTCGCAGTGCTTGTGGAAGTAGCCGCAGAGGAATCGGCAAGCCTGTCGTTGCAAGAGGCGTTGGCAGAGGCATTGGCATGTGGACTCATCACAGATGCGGCATTGGCATCATCTGAAGCACAGCGACAACAATTTTGGGCAGTACGCGAATTATCGCCAGAAGCAACCAAACGTGAAGGCAGCTGGAGTAAGCTGGATGTGTCGCTGCCGGCAGATAATTTGGCAGATTTTATTGATGCTGTGAACCATCTCATTGTCGATGATGTGGCAGGACAATACATCGTCGCTTTTGGTCACGCAGGTGACGGCAACTTGCATTTGTCATTACGTCCGCGTGGGCAAGCACCGGAAAAAAATCCGGCATTGGTAGCGATGCTGGAAGAGCAAATTTTGGATGCAGTATACGAAAGGGGGGGGTCGTTTAGTGCTGAACACGGTATTGGTCAAACAAAATTAGCGGCGATGAAACGCTATAAAAACACTACCGCACTTACCGCTATGCGGGCGATTAAAAAAGCACTGGACCCGAACAATATTATGAATCCGGGTAAGATGATTGACGTAACGTCAAATTAA
- the tkt gene encoding transketolase — protein MTDNFHSLANCIRFLSMDAVQRANCGHPGMPMGMADTATVLFSNFLKFDAAAPDWPDRDRFVLSAGHGSMLLYSLLYLTGYPQMDMAQIKNFRQWGSLTPGHPEYGHTPGVETTTGPLGQGLATAVGLALAEHIERSRFGSELVDHRTYVIAGDGCLSEGISHEAASLAGHLRLHKLIVLFDDNGITIDGDTSLSVSDDQLKRFAAYGWKTLAVDGHDSVAVREALRQAQDSDRPTLIACKTVIGFGAPNKRGTSATHGAPLGEDEIAAARKELDWPHAPFVIPQKLLDEWRCIGARGAKEHDAWQQRLQTATDDTRQQWQKLREKNHDTEINQAISGLKEELTKEAPAIATRKAGERTLSTLAGVVEGFIGGSADLTGSNNTKVGGQQTVTAQQGGAYLYYGVREHAMAAAMNGMALHGLTPYGGTFLVFSDYCRPAMRLSALMNLQVIYVMTHDSIGLGEDGPTHQPVEHLSSLRAIPNLHVYRPADAMETAECWEAALLNKHTPSVIALSRQSTPALPPRTVDENLCLRGAYVIDEPVRRDVTLLATGTEVVLALATAQRLEIDGIIAAVVSVPCWEHFEQQPVDYRQAVLGVAPRFAVEAASPHGWERYAPAEHIIALPHFGASAKAETLYERFGFSVATLVTAIKSALTK, from the coding sequence ATGACCGACAACTTTCACTCCCTCGCCAATTGTATTCGTTTTTTGTCTATGGACGCCGTTCAGCGTGCCAATTGTGGTCATCCCGGCATGCCGATGGGAATGGCTGACACGGCTACTGTACTGTTTTCAAATTTTCTTAAGTTCGACGCCGCCGCACCAGACTGGCCTGACCGCGACCGTTTTGTGCTGTCTGCTGGACACGGATCTATGTTGCTGTATTCGTTGTTGTACTTAACTGGTTATCCACAAATGGATATGGCGCAAATTAAAAATTTTCGCCAATGGGGCAGCCTCACTCCCGGGCATCCCGAATACGGTCATACTCCCGGTGTGGAAACTACTACCGGTCCTTTGGGACAAGGACTTGCTACCGCCGTTGGTTTGGCTTTGGCTGAACATATTGAGCGTTCGCGGTTTGGCAGCGAATTGGTTGACCACCGCACCTATGTCATTGCCGGTGATGGCTGTTTGAGTGAAGGTATTAGCCACGAAGCTGCCTCGTTAGCCGGCCATTTGCGGTTGCACAAGCTTATTGTGTTGTTTGATGATAATGGTATTACCATTGATGGTGACACAAGTTTGTCGGTGTCGGATGACCAACTCAAACGCTTTGCCGCCTATGGCTGGAAAACGTTGGCAGTGGATGGTCATGATTCGGTAGCGGTTCGCGAAGCGTTGAGGCAGGCACAAGACAGTGACCGTCCCACGCTCATCGCTTGCAAAACGGTTATTGGTTTTGGCGCGCCCAACAAGCGAGGCACCAGCGCCACACACGGGGCACCACTGGGAGAGGATGAAATTGCTGCGGCGAGGAAGGAATTGGACTGGCCGCATGCGCCGTTTGTGATTCCGCAGAAATTACTTGACGAATGGCGATGCATTGGTGCTCGCGGTGCGAAGGAGCATGATGCATGGCAGCAACGCTTGCAAACGGCGACTGATGATACGCGTCAGCAGTGGCAAAAACTTAGAGAAAAAAATCATGACACCGAAATTAATCAAGCCATCAGTGGGTTAAAAGAAGAACTCACCAAAGAAGCGCCAGCTATAGCTACACGCAAAGCTGGTGAGCGTACGCTTTCCACATTGGCCGGCGTAGTGGAAGGATTTATCGGCGGCTCTGCTGACCTTACTGGTTCCAACAACACCAAAGTTGGTGGTCAGCAAACTGTTACCGCACAACAAGGTGGTGCTTATCTGTACTATGGAGTGCGCGAACACGCTATGGCGGCGGCAATGAACGGCATGGCACTGCATGGTCTTACACCTTACGGTGGAACTTTTTTGGTGTTTTCTGATTATTGCCGTCCGGCGATGCGGCTGTCAGCTTTGATGAATTTGCAAGTGATTTATGTGATGACTCACGATTCTATCGGTCTTGGCGAAGATGGCCCCACTCACCAGCCGGTAGAGCACTTGTCTTCACTGCGCGCAATCCCCAATTTGCATGTTTACCGCCCCGCAGACGCGATGGAAACGGCAGAATGTTGGGAAGCCGCCTTATTGAATAAACATACCCCTTCAGTCATTGCGTTGTCGCGGCAAAGCACTCCGGCATTGCCACCGCGCACGGTGGATGAAAATTTATGTTTGCGCGGTGCTTATGTGATTGATGAGCCAGTTCGACGAGATGTTACATTGTTGGCGACTGGTACCGAAGTGGTACTGGCGCTGGCGACAGCACAAAGATTGGAGATAGATGGCATTATTGCAGCGGTTGTGTCAGTGCCTTGTTGGGAGCATTTTGAGCAACAACCGGTAGACTATCGACAAGCTGTGTTGGGTGTTGCGCCACGCTTTGCAGTAGAAGCCGCATCTCCTCACGGTTGGGAGCGTTACGCGCCAGCAGAACACATTATTGCGCTACCACACTTTGGTGCTTCGGCAAAAGCCGAAACATTGTACGAGCGCTTCGGCTTCAGTGTAGCGACACTCGTGACGGCTATCAAAAGCGCACTAACGAAATAA
- a CDS encoding DMT family transporter — protein sequence MQSLWVVFAALLFGVMGSGVKFGAEYFSTVELVFYRSVIGCLFCLCIVGTRYKILVTSNLRVHFWRSITGFFSLLLFFYALPRLNLPTVMAMLQTAPLFLAVLTAVFLRERISLPLFVTLLVSFIGMLVVLRPGVGTSELLAGGASIGAGLMAGCAYFNVRRLGVLNEGGVRTVFYFTAFSTVLSVLLIVGYGSFSPLTGSGIFWLLLIGVSATGGQLAVTRGLQRGHTPVASALLYSSIIFAGMFDYLIWDAVPDAFSWLGIALISGSGIAALYLNIKRQQA from the coding sequence ATGCAATCATTGTGGGTTGTCTTTGCGGCGCTGTTGTTTGGTGTGATGGGGAGTGGCGTCAAATTTGGCGCTGAATATTTCAGCACTGTGGAATTGGTATTTTACCGTTCGGTCATTGGTTGTTTGTTTTGCCTCTGCATTGTCGGCACGCGGTACAAAATATTAGTGACGAGTAATTTGCGCGTTCATTTTTGGCGTAGTATCACCGGTTTTTTTTCGCTGTTATTATTTTTTTATGCGTTGCCACGCCTAAATTTGCCCACCGTTATGGCTATGCTACAAACGGCACCACTGTTTCTTGCTGTACTGACTGCGGTTTTTTTGCGCGAACGTATTAGTTTGCCACTGTTTGTCACTCTGCTCGTAAGCTTTATTGGGATGCTGGTGGTGTTACGACCAGGGGTGGGGACTAGTGAATTACTTGCCGGTGGCGCCAGCATTGGGGCCGGTCTAATGGCTGGTTGTGCTTATTTTAATGTGCGCCGACTGGGTGTGCTCAATGAGGGTGGTGTGCGTACGGTATTTTATTTCACAGCGTTTTCCACAGTGTTGTCGGTATTGTTAATTGTCGGTTACGGTAGCTTTTCGCCGCTTACCGGAAGCGGCATATTTTGGCTCCTTCTTATTGGTGTTAGTGCTACCGGCGGCCAGTTGGCGGTTACTCGTGGATTACAGCGCGGTCATACTCCAGTGGCTTCAGCATTGCTGTATAGCAGTATTATTTTTGCTGGGATGTTTGATTATTTAATATGGGATGCTGTGCCTGATGCTTTTTCATGGCTGGGCATTGCGCTTATCAGCGGTAGCGGTATTGCTGCGTTGTATCTCAATATCAAACGCCAGCAAGCATGA
- the cysM gene encoding cysteine synthase CysM — MAQTEKSLADFVGNTPLVVLSRLGRQNNNRIFLKLEGNNPAGSVKDRPATNMIINALRRGDIRPGDQLVEATSGNTGIALAMAAAVLGCRMTLIMPANQTEERKQAMRAYGAELILVSKEEGIEGARDMAQEMMARGEGFLLNQFANPDNPDAHYRGTAPEIWRDTGGRITHFVSSMGTTGSIMGCARFFKEQSPSVQIIGVQPAEGAQIPGIRKWSEAYLPKIYDARRVDRIIQVTQPNAETTMRRVAREEGVFCGVSSGGALWAALQLADELQNACIVSIACDRGDRYLSSGVFT, encoded by the coding sequence ATGGCACAGACAGAAAAATCGTTGGCGGACTTTGTTGGCAATACGCCGTTGGTGGTGTTGTCGCGGTTGGGGCGGCAAAACAATAATCGTATTTTTTTGAAATTAGAGGGAAACAACCCCGCCGGTTCCGTTAAAGACCGTCCGGCGACCAATATGATTATTAATGCGCTACGGCGCGGCGATATCCGCCCTGGTGACCAGTTGGTGGAAGCCACTAGCGGCAATACTGGTATTGCGCTTGCTATGGCTGCCGCCGTATTGGGCTGTCGAATGACGCTGATTATGCCTGCCAATCAGACGGAAGAGCGTAAGCAAGCCATGCGCGCTTACGGAGCTGAATTAATTCTTGTGAGCAAAGAAGAAGGTATAGAGGGCGCTCGTGACATGGCGCAAGAAATGATGGCGCGTGGCGAAGGTTTTTTATTAAACCAATTTGCCAATCCCGACAATCCAGATGCGCACTACAGGGGCACGGCGCCTGAAATATGGCGCGATACTGGCGGGCGCATTACCCATTTTGTTTCTAGCATGGGTACGACTGGTTCCATTATGGGTTGCGCTCGTTTTTTTAAAGAGCAAAGTCCATCAGTGCAAATTATTGGTGTGCAACCCGCGGAGGGCGCGCAAATACCGGGCATTCGCAAATGGTCAGAAGCTTATTTGCCTAAAATATATGACGCGCGACGGGTAGATCGCATTATCCAAGTCACGCAACCAAATGCCGAGACTACGATGCGGAGAGTGGCACGTGAAGAGGGGGTGTTCTGCGGTGTGTCATCGGGTGGTGCTTTGTGGGCGGCGCTCCAACTGGCCGATGAATTGCAAAATGCTTGTATTGTTTCTATCGCTTGTGATCGCGGTGACCGTTATTTGTCTTCAGGAGTCTTCACATGA
- a CDS encoding 3'-5' exonuclease produces MNAPILAFDIETIPDVKMLRCMHDFADEIDDTEVVQMAQRLQRQEKDSDFFPLPLHQVAVISCMLRRFDTDDEALKIFSLTAPEYDEASAIEMFFKIIEKYTPQLVSWNGGGFDLPVLNYRAMQHGIVARSYWCTRGLDAGGDKFRWNNYTSRYHERHLDLMDVLGMYQPRGWAQLDTVAQLCGLPGKIGVGGAGVWGAWQNGRQDDVRDYCENDALLTYLLYLRFQCFRGENTDVNAEEKRVRAHLQQDKERWQEFLSQWSDN; encoded by the coding sequence ATGAACGCACCTATTTTGGCATTTGATATTGAAACTATTCCCGATGTAAAAATGCTTCGTTGTATGCATGACTTTGCTGATGAAATTGACGATACAGAAGTGGTGCAAATGGCTCAGCGATTGCAACGGCAAGAAAAAGACAGCGATTTTTTTCCGCTCCCTCTGCATCAAGTGGCTGTAATTTCATGCATGTTGCGTCGTTTTGACACGGATGATGAAGCATTAAAAATATTTTCCCTCACCGCTCCAGAATATGACGAGGCTAGTGCGATAGAGATGTTTTTTAAAATTATTGAAAAATATACGCCGCAATTAGTATCGTGGAACGGTGGTGGGTTTGACTTGCCAGTGTTGAACTATCGTGCCATGCAGCATGGCATTGTCGCTCGCAGTTACTGGTGTACGCGCGGATTAGATGCTGGAGGTGATAAATTTCGTTGGAATAATTACACTTCTCGTTATCACGAGCGCCATTTGGATTTGATGGATGTGTTGGGCATGTATCAACCGCGCGGCTGGGCGCAACTGGATACTGTGGCACAACTGTGTGGGCTGCCCGGAAAAATCGGTGTGGGTGGTGCTGGCGTTTGGGGCGCATGGCAAAATGGCAGACAAGATGATGTACGTGATTATTGTGAAAATGACGCATTACTTACGTATTTGTTATATTTGCGCTTTCAATGTTTTCGCGGTGAGAATACGGACGTCAACGCTGAAGAAAAACGAGTGCGTGCTCATTTACAACAAGACAAAGAGCGCTGGCAAGAATTTTTGTCGCAGTGGTCTGACAATTAA
- a CDS encoding rhomboid family intramembrane serine protease has product MRRWLIRGYWPIYGIAALSFVGWLFFSSADNAALHFVFASQWSPQYFALTPFMHASFIHVLFNTLALHFIGGQLLLPILKTRRFVQLFVLAALAGNVANSLLSASPAVGISAAVLGMLACALYSYGRVPVKLLLIHDLLRLRPFPLWTIATFLVALDIVGIVFGWGFFAHWAHLAGFAVGGAFGWVIFRKPQKRRYTVH; this is encoded by the coding sequence GTGCGTCGCTGGTTAATTCGTGGTTATTGGCCAATATATGGCATTGCTGCGCTTTCTTTTGTTGGCTGGTTGTTTTTTTCCAGTGCCGACAATGCTGCGTTGCATTTTGTTTTTGCTAGCCAGTGGTCTCCACAATATTTTGCGCTCACACCTTTTATGCACGCGAGTTTCATTCACGTGCTGTTTAACACACTGGCGCTGCATTTTATCGGTGGTCAGTTACTGTTGCCGATTTTAAAAACGCGGCGGTTCGTGCAATTATTTGTTTTAGCAGCATTGGCTGGTAATGTCGCCAACAGTTTGCTGAGTGCGAGCCCGGCGGTAGGTATCAGCGCTGCCGTGCTAGGGATGCTGGCTTGCGCACTGTATTCGTATGGGCGCGTGCCCGTCAAGCTGTTGTTGATTCATGACTTGTTGCGCTTGCGCCCGTTTCCGTTGTGGACAATAGCGACATTTCTCGTCGCACTAGATATAGTCGGCATTGTATTTGGCTGGGGCTTTTTTGCGCATTGGGCGCATTTGGCTGGTTTTGCTGTGGGTGGAGCGTTTGGCTGGGTGATTTTTAGAAAACCACAAAAGCGGCGTTATACGGTACATTGA
- a CDS encoding ABC transporter ATP-binding protein: MAFLEVNHIDHAYGSKTVGLGGVSLQVEEGQIGCLMGPSGSGKTTVLSCIAGLEPIRAGSIVINSRQLSVADKTTPPEKRRIGMVFQDFALFPHLTVAGNIRFGMTKNGRTDTLNELCELCGLESLCEAYPHELSGGEQQRAALARALAAEPDVLLMDEPFSRLDEVLRERLAKQVRSILKSRRLTTLMVTHSQHEAFLIADVGGVINQGVVCQWDDIYNLYRRPQCAFVAEFVGDGSLLRGVLAADGGVDMEMGHLQGNTDGERIGCFLSAPGDAVQVLLRPDDIRLDESGMSAQVEERAFRGPTTLYALRLQSGGRVLSEWPSHFNFHLGDNVSVRAQVKDLVLFPAA; encoded by the coding sequence ATGGCTTTTTTAGAAGTTAATCACATAGACCACGCTTACGGTAGTAAAACCGTGGGGCTAGGGGGTGTGTCGCTACAAGTAGAAGAGGGGCAAATTGGCTGCCTGATGGGGCCTTCCGGTTCTGGTAAAACCACTGTTTTGTCGTGTATTGCCGGTTTAGAACCCATTCGTGCTGGTAGTATTGTTATCAATAGTCGCCAACTTAGTGTAGCCGACAAAACCACACCGCCTGAAAAACGTCGTATTGGTATGGTATTTCAAGATTTTGCGCTGTTTCCGCATTTGACGGTTGCCGGCAACATTCGCTTTGGTATGACCAAAAATGGCAGAACCGACACGCTTAATGAATTGTGTGAACTGTGCGGACTGGAGTCATTATGCGAGGCGTATCCGCATGAGTTATCTGGAGGCGAACAGCAGCGCGCTGCATTGGCTCGGGCATTGGCGGCGGAGCCTGATGTGTTGCTTATGGACGAACCTTTTTCTCGGCTAGATGAAGTGTTGCGGGAGCGGTTGGCCAAGCAGGTGCGGAGCATATTAAAGTCGCGTCGCCTAACGACATTGATGGTCACACACAGTCAACATGAGGCTTTTTTGATAGCCGATGTGGGTGGTGTGATTAACCAAGGCGTTGTTTGCCAGTGGGATGATATTTATAATTTGTATCGTCGTCCGCAATGTGCTTTTGTTGCTGAGTTTGTAGGCGATGGTTCATTATTACGAGGTGTGCTTGCCGCCGACGGTGGTGTGGATATGGAGATGGGACATTTGCAGGGCAACACCGATGGCGAACGTATTGGTTGTTTTTTGAGTGCTCCGGGAGATGCCGTGCAGGTGTTGTTGCGTCCTGACGATATCCGGCTGGATGAGTCTGGTATGTCGGCACAAGTGGAAGAGCGTGCTTTTCGCGGACCGACAACCCTGTATGCGCTACGCCTACAAAGCGGTGGACGGGTGTTATCGGAATGGCCTTCGCATTTTAATTTTCATCTGGGCGATAACGTGTCAGTGCGCGCTCAAGTCAAAGATTTGGTGCTATTTCCGGCAGCATAG